The nucleotide window CGAGACCTGGCCACGGAAGCCAGGTCTCAGGTGTTTCTCCCTTGTTCGCCGGACCGCAGCCCACGCGGGGTGCGGCCTCGGGGCGGCCTCAGACCGTGAACGGCACGCTGAACAAGGATTCAGAACATCATGTTGCGCACGATATGCACCTCGGTCGGGGCGATCAGGCTCCGGGTGCGCATAAAGGTCAACCCGAAGAGCAGGCCGGAGGTGGCCTGGAAGACCACGGACGCGGCAAGCCCAGCGAGGTAGTCGCCCCCCAGACTCTTAGTGTTCAGGCCCAGGTGAACGATGCCGAAGACCAGGGATGCGAGCACCAGGCCCCAGCCATCACCGAGCAGTTGGGACAGCCGGGTCTGCAGGGCGCCTCGGAACAGGAACTCTTCCGAGAAGCCGTTCTGCAGGAAGAGATCCAACACCGTGCGCGCCACCTTCGGATCACCCGGGTATCGCCCATCGCAAGTTGAATACCTGCCGCAGCCCCTATGAGAAGGAGGTACGGCGTCGAGACGAGCCAGGAGCGGTACCACCTTCTTAAGCCCAGTTCAGTTGGCCTGACGCGGCAGAGCAGGAGCACGGCCCCGGGCAGGACGACGTAGAGAACCGGGTTGCGCAGCCAGGCGGGGTTCCGGAACAGCTGCCTGCCGGCCCGCTGCAGCTCGGTCCAGAGCGGGATCTCGTCCAGACCCGCCGGTGCGACCCTGTGGAGGCTCATGCCGGTTAATCCGAGGAGCAGAATGAGAGCGAGGATGAAAGCCACCTGACCCCACAAGGCCGCCCGACGGTGCCGGGGGGCGTGAGCCCCCGGAGGGTGCAGGGTCAGCCAGAGCAGCAGCAGGATAGGGACGACAGCCAGCAGGTCGACATCGATGGCAATCCTGGGGAGCACTCCTGTGTGGCCGCGCACCACCAGCGTCGCTGCGGACGCCAGCCACAGCGCCAGGAACGTGACTCCGGCCGGGTGCCTGGTGCCGGCCCAGATCTCGCGCCATACCGGGGGCCGTGGTGCAGGGGAAACCAAGTCCTGCGGCACGGTCATGCGGGGCGCCTCCTCATACGCTAGGACCACAGGTCTACACCTTTTCGTTCTCATACCGTTCACTGTTGTCTTACTGTATACTCAAATCGTTCCTCCCCGCAGCATGGCAGCATAAGAATCGGAGTGGCCCGGGAGCCCGTCAGGCCCCGGGCCACGCGACCGATGCCAGATTGAGGGCAATATGCGCCACGGTGGGGGAGATCAGACTCCGGGTGCGCAAGGCAGTCAACCCGAACAGCAGACCGGCGGGGGCATGACTGGCGACGCACAGCGCCATTCCGGCAAGGAAGTCGCCCCCCAGCAGCGCCGCGGCCGCGCCCACATGCATGACGCCGAAGATCAGGGAAGTGAGCACCAAGCCCCAGCCGTCACCAGTGAGCAGTGCGAGCCGGGTCTGCAGGGCCCCGCGGAACAGAAACTCCTCCGTGAACCCGTTCAGGGCGAAGACCAGCACGCGCGGGAGATGGTAGCTCAAACTGATGCCACCCAGCGCGATCCGCACCTCCGCCATGGCGCCCCCGTTGTTCCCAGACAGTTCGCTGTTGTCACGCTGTAAGGTCGAATCGGTTATCCGTGGGCGTGCGCGATGGAGGCTCCTGCCCAATCGCCGGGAGGGAGCCTCCGAGGATGGTCCGCGGTACCCGAAACGCTCAGCCCAGGAGGTTGAGGGTAATGTGCGCCACCGTGGGGGCAATCAGGCTCCGGGTGCGGTTGGCGATCATCCCAAACACCAGGCCGATGGCGCCCTGGCTGGCGATGGACATGGCCAGGCCCGCGAGGTAGTCGCCGCCCAGCATCGCCGTGGTCGCGCCCAGATGCCACACACCGAAGAGCAGGGAGCTGATGACCAGGCTCCAGCCCTCCCCGATCAGCGGGTTGAGCCGGGTCTGGAGGGCGCCCCGGAACAGGAACTCCTCCATGAAGCCGTTCTGCAGGAAGTTGTCCAGAATGGCGAACGGGAGCACGTAGAGTACCCGGGTATCGCCCATCGCAACTTTCACGGCCGCCAGGGCACCCACGACGAGGAGGAACGGCGCCGCGACGGCCCAGGAGCGGTAGCCCCTCCTCAGCCCCAGCTCCGCCGGCCTGACGCGGCAGAGCAGCAGCACGGCGCCGGGGAAGATCATGTACAGGCAGGGGTTGCGCACCCAGTTGTCGTTGCCGAAGAGCAGCCCGCCGGCAAGTTCAAGCACCTGCTCCAGCGGGGTCCAGAGCGGGATGTGCTCCCAGCCCGCCGGGGCGACGTTGTGGAAGCTCAGCGCGCTCAGGCCGGTCAGCAGGACAAATGCGAGGATGAGGACCACCTGCACCGACAGGGCCCACCGGCTGTGGCGGGAAGCCTCGGCCTCCGGCGGGTTCGGCGCGAGCCAGCGCAGCAGGAGCCATGTGATGACCAGCAACGCGCCCACCGTGACGGCGATCTGCAGGAGCAGGCCGGTGAAGCCGCGCAGCGCCAGCGTCGCCGCGGCCAGCAGCCACAGCAGCAGGTACGTGATCGCGGCGGGATGGGCGAGGGCCCGCCGGGTCTGCTGCCACGCCGAGGGCCGCGGGACAGTGGGCATCTGGTTTTGCGAATCGCTCATGTGGGGCACCTCCTCGCTGAGAAGACCCCGCAGCCATACCCTTTGAGTTCGGTTACAGCTGTCAGTTATAAAAATGTAAGGTTCGCGCACAGTGCGAGGCCGTACCCACGCAGGGGTGCGGCTTCCCAGGCCAGGAATGCATGCAAAGAGGCTCCCGCCCAGACGCCTGGGTGGGAGCCTCGTCTCGCCCTCCGGTGCAGCAGCTTACTCCTTGTTCGGCTTCAGCAGGTTGACGACGAGTGCGGTGACGACGGTACCGATGGCGATGGCCACCAGGTAGAGGCCCAGGTTCGTGATCACGTTGCCCATGGGCAGCACCCAGATGCCGCCGTGCGGCACCATCAGCTTGGCGCCGAAGGCCATCGAGAGGGCGCCGGTGACGGCCGAGCCGGCCATGATGGCGGGGATGACCCGGAACGGGTCGGCGGCGGCGAACGGGATCGCACCCTCGGTGATGAACGAGATGCCCAGCACTGCGGCGGCCTTGCCCGCCTCACGCTCCTCGTCGGTGTACTTCTTGGGCGCCAGGAGGGTCGCCAGGAAGAGGCCCAGCGGCGGGGTCATGCCGGCGGCCATGACGGCGGCCATGGGCTCGTACACCTGCGAGGCCAGCAGGCCCGTGCCGAAGGCGTACGCAGCCTTGTTGACGGGGCCGCCCATGTCGAAGGCCATCATCGCCCCGAGGATCAGGCCCAGCACCACGGCGGAGCCGCCGCTCAGGCCCGTCAGCCAGTTCTGCAGGCCCGCCATGATCGCCGCCATGGGCTCGTTCAGCACGTACACCATGATGAGGCCCGTAATGCCCACGCCCAGCAGCGGCAGGATCAGCACCGGCTTCATGCCCTCCAGCGTGCGGGGCAGCCGGATCCACTTGTTCAGGTAGAAGACCAGGTAGCCGGCCAGGAAGCCGCCCACGATGGCCCCGAGGAAGCCGGCGCCCACCGAGTTGGCCAGGAAGCCGGCGGCCATGCCGGGGGCGATGCCCGGGCGGTCGGCGATGGAGTAGGCGATGAAGGCCGCGAGGATCGGGACCATGAAGCCGAAGCCGGCCTGGCCGCCGATGACGTTGAGAACGTAGGCGAACGTGCCCTCGGTCGCCGCGGCCTCGATGCCGAACATGAACGAGATGGCGATCAGGATACCGCCGGCCACGGTGAAGGGGATCATGTAGGAGACGCCGGTCATCAGGTGCTTGTACCAGCCCGTGGCCTGCGCCTTCCGCTCCTTCTTGATCTCCTCGACCTGGGCCACGAGGTCCGGCTTGGCGGCCAGCGCCCGGTCGATCAGCCCGGCCGGGTCCTTGATGGCGTCGCCCACGCCGACCTCGATCAGCGGCTTGCCGGCAAAGCGGGACTTATCCACCTGCGTGTTCGCCGCGATGATGACGGCGTCGGCCTCGCGGATGTCGTCATCGGTGAGCACGTTCTCCGCCCCAATCGAACCACGGGTCTCGACCTTGATGGTCATCTGCTTGGCCGCGGCGGCCTTCTGCAGCGCCTCGGCCGCCATGTAGGTGTGGGCAATGCCGGTTGGACAAGAGGTAACGGCAACCAGCTTCTTCGACACGTGCGGCACCTCCCATGGAAGGGTTAGCTGTTCACCAGGTTCTGCGGTTCACTGGAGGGCGTTGACGACATCGGCGGGGCTCTCGGCCGTCAGCAGCTTCTGGCGGACCTCCTCGTGCATGAGCAGCCGGGCGAGCTGCGAAAGCGCCTTGAGGTGCAGGTCGTGGGCGCCGTCCGGCGCGGCGATCAAAAAGACCATCTGCACGGGCTCGCCGTCCAGGCTCTCCCAGGCGAGGCCGCTCCGGCTGCGGCCGAAGGCGACCGCCGCCCGGCTGACGCCGCCGCTCTTCCCGTGGGGGATCGCCACGCCGAACCCCACCGCGGTGGTGCCCAGCGCCTCCCGCGCCTTCACCGCCTGCAGGTAGGTCTCCAGATCCGTCACCGCACCGGTCTTCACCAGCAGCGCGCCCAGCTCGGCCATGGCCTCCTCGGGTGTTCCGGCCTTGAGATCGAGGGTTACCGTTTCAGGTGTGATCAGTTCCCGGATGCTCACTTGGCTTCACCTCCTTCTGCGGGATTCCACTCGGCTATGCGCACACGGGGCAACACGGCCTCCACCGCGCCGCCTGTGCATACCTGCGTTCCGTCGAGGCCCGCCGTGGCGGTGCCCGCCGCGGTGGCCAGCCGGAGCGCATCCGGCAGGGACAGGCCCCGGCTGAGCGCCACGGCGAAGCCGGCCACCATCGAGTCGCCGGCGCCCACGGTGCTGCCCGGGCGGATGTCGGGGGGCGTCGCCCACCACGACTGCCGGCCGGTCACCAGCGCCGCGCCGTCTGCGCCGCTGGAGACCACCACCACCTCAGGGCCCTCCGCCAGGAGCTGACGGGCGCCCTGCACCACGGCATCGGGGGTCTTCAGGCGGCGGCCCAGCAGGCGCTCGGTCTCGGCGAGGTTCGGCTTGATGAGGGTGGGATGGGCGGCCAGCGCAGCGCGCATCGGCTCGCCGTCGGTGTCCAGGATGGTCGGCACCCCGGCCCGGCGCGCGAGGGCGATGAGGTCCCGGTAGACGGTGACGGGGACGCCCGCCGGCAGGCTGCCGGCCAGGACCAGCACCGCCGTCTCCGGCAGCAGCTGCTCCACCAGGGCGACGAGTTCCTGCACCCGCTGCTCCGACACCGTAAAGCCGCTCTCGTTCAGCTCGGTCAGCTGCCCGGTGGCCGGCTCGATGATCTTGAGGTTGACTCGGGTCTCGCCGGGGACCATCAGGAACCGATGAGCCACCTGCTCCTGCGTGAGGCTCCTGAGGATGAGGTCCGCGTTCTCCTCGCCCAGGAAGCCGAGGACCTGCACGGGGGCGCCCAGGGCCCGCGCGACCCGGGCGACGTTGATCCCCTTGCCCCCGGGGTCCATGCGGACCGCGGCCACCCGGTTGGTGGCGCCGGCGGTGAACCCGGGGACCAGCAGGGTGCGGTCGATGGCTGGGTTGAGGGCGACGGCTGTGATGGTCTTCAACGTTGTATGCATCCCCTTTACTCGGCGGTGAGCACCTGAACGCCCCGGGCCACCAGTTCGGCGGCGAAGCGCTGGTCCATCCCCCGGTCGCTGATCAGCATATGCATGCCGGCCACGGGGGCGACAGTGGCGAAGGCGACGCGCCCGACCTTCGAGCTGTCGGCCACCACCACGACCTTGCGGGCAGAGGCGATCATCCGCCGCTTGACGGACGCCTCGGCCGGCGTGGGCGTGGTGAGCCCCCGCTCGAGGTCGATGCCGTTGGTGCCGAGGAACACCATGTCGACGTTGACCTGCTCCAGGGCCTGCTCGGCCAGCGGGCCCACCAGGGCCAGGGTGTTGCCCCTGACCGATCCGCCCGTGACGATCACCTCGACGCCGGGGGCATCCGCCAGCTCGGCGGCGATGGGATAGGCGTTGGTCACCACCGTCAGGTTGCGGCGGTCCTTGAGCAGCCGGGCGATCTCCAGCGTGGTCGTGCCGGCATCCAGGATGATCGAGGCCCCGTCGTGCACCATGCCCGCAGCCACCCGGGCGATGGCCACCTTCTCCGCCCGGTTCTGGTCGGTCTTCTCGAAGTAGCTGGGCTCCTCGCGGGTGGGGTCCGCCGGGACGGCGCCGCCGTGCGTCCGCTCCAAGAGGCCCTCGCGCTCCAGCTCCCGCAGGTCCCGCCGGATGGTCGACTCCGACACGCCGAAGGCCTGGCTGAGGTCCTGCACGGTGACGGATGCGCCGCTGCGTACCCGCTCGAGGATGCGACGCTTGCGCTCTTCCGGGAACATCCGATCACGTCCTGTCATGTAATCGTGGCTGTTTGTGCTCGTTTATGCTCGGTTTTGAGTATAGGCGATCGCGGGTGATCAGTCAATACGGAAAACGGGCGGTAAGCAGGTCTGGTGAGGTCCGGAAGAGGAGAGGACCCCGACTCCCTGGTGCGTGGAGTGGGGTCCTCTTCGCTGCCCATCGCTGAGGAGACCGCTATCCGGTTGCCAGTCATGGCTGGTTCTGGTCCGGCCGAAGCAGATCTGCTGGATGCACCGGGAGGACTTAGGGCTCAAGTAATTGAACAATAGACCAGACAACTATAGATGATCCGACGGGTCATCGAGGAGAGGAGCAAGACGTGGCCAAGTTCCTCAACACAACCGCAACGAACTACTACCTGGAAGAGCTGATCAAGAAGGCCCAGGAGCGGCTGATTTTGATCAGTCCGTATCTGAAGTTCAACGACCGGGTTAAGGAGCTTCTGGCGGACAAAGACCGCATGAAGATCGACGTCCGGATCGTGTACGGAAAGACTGAACTGGCGCCGCAGGAGATGAACTGGCTTCGTTCCATGGAGTTCGTGCGGACCTTCTTCTGCCAGAACCTCCATGCGAAGTGCTACCTCAACGAGCAGGCGGCCATCATCACATCGATGAACTTGTACGAGTTCAGCCAGATCAACAACAACGAGATGGGGGTCTACATTCAGAGAGACGTGGACCCCGAGCTTTACCGCGACACGTATGAGGAGGCCCTGCGGCTGATCAGGGTCAGTGAAACAGTCCAGTTCGATGGCACCGACGGCGAGGAACCGGACTCGTCGGACGCTGTCAGGGACGAGCAAGGCTACGACAAGCTGACGACGTCGAAACTCGCCCGGGAACGCGGACTTCGCACAGGAGAGCTGGTCGAGCTGCTAATCGCGAAGAGCTGGCTTACCAAGGACGGTGACAAAGTCAGGCTCACCGACGAAGGAAAACGGGCCGGCGGTCAGTTCATGTTCTCCAAGAAGCACGGCCCGTACTTTCTCTGGCCAAAGGACATCCAACTGTAGTCAAGGCCCTTCGAGGGCGTCACCCTGCTACCCGGGCCTGGTGGCCATGCCAGCAGGCGCACCCTGGGGCAGCCGGCTCTTCAAAGGTGACATGGAGTGACCGACCGATGGCAAGCAGCATAAGAGCAGTCCTGGACATCTGGTGGATCACGTTCGTCTTGTTCGTGCCCATCGCGCTTGTGTCATTCGTGCTCTCGCTGCTGACTCCGCGGAGCAGAAAGGCGCGCGCCAGGTTGCGACCTGCCCGGGAAATGGCCCAGTTGGACCGGATGTCCGGTGAGGAGTTCGAGCAGTTCCTCAGGGTGCTGTTCGAGCGCAAGGGCTTCAAGGTCGCACTCACGCCCGCCTCCGGAGACTATGGCGTTGACCTGATTCTGACCCGCCCCGGGACGGGAGAGCGGATCGCCGTACAGGCCAAGCGATACGACCGCCGGAACTCCGTAGGCGTCCGGGCGGTTCAGGAGGTCTACTCGGGCAAGGACTACTATGATTGCGCCCGGGCCATCGTCGTCACTACCTCCTACTTCACAGAGAACGCCAAGGAGAGTGCGCGCAAGCTCGGCGTGTACCTCATCGACCGCGACCACCTTACAGAGGAGTTCCGTCAGGGGCGGGCGGGTTAACGCCACCTCAGGGGCAGAGCGCGACCAGCGGGCTCCAGTTCTGCCCGGGCCGTCCCGCAGCGGCAGGCCCCTCAGGTGCCCCTCTACGAACTCGCCGACGCGCTTGAGGAGCTATCCAGGTGGAGCTGGTAGTAGACCATGGCCGCCAGCGCGGCCGCGACCAGGGAGGGCACGCCGTCGACCTGCAGGTTGCAGTCCTTGCCGACGAAGTCGCCGCCGATCCGACCGGTGAGGCGGCCACCTGCGGCGGTCAGCCGCAGGTCAGCGCCGGAGATGGTCCCGCCGATCCGGCCGGTGATCTGGTCGCCGGACTGCGCCAGCGCGATGTCCCAGCCGACGACCTCGCCTCCCATCCGTCCCCGGCCCTCATTCCCGCTGATTGCGAAGTAGAGATCCTTCCCGACGATCGCGCCGCCCCAGCGCCCGCGCAGGACCGCACCATCGAAGAAGAGGTTGACGTCCTTGCCCGTCAGGGCACCGCCGAAGCGCCCT belongs to Symbiobacterium terraclitae and includes:
- a CDS encoding CPBP family intramembrane glutamic endopeptidase, with product MDLFLQNGFSEEFLFRGALQTRLSQLLGDGWGLVLASLVFGIVHLGLNTKSLGGDYLAGLAASVVFQATSGLLFGLTFMRTRSLIAPTEVHIVRNMMF
- a CDS encoding CPBP family intramembrane glutamic endopeptidase codes for the protein MAEVRIALGGISLSYHLPRVLVFALNGFTEEFLFRGALQTRLALLTGDGWGLVLTSLIFGVMHVGAAAALLGGDFLAGMALCVASHAPAGLLFGLTALRTRSLISPTVAHIALNLASVAWPGA
- a CDS encoding CPBP family intramembrane glutamic endopeptidase, which gives rise to MSDSQNQMPTVPRPSAWQQTRRALAHPAAITYLLLWLLAAATLALRGFTGLLLQIAVTVGALLVITWLLLRWLAPNPPEAEASRHSRWALSVQVVLILAFVLLTGLSALSFHNVAPAGWEHIPLWTPLEQVLELAGGLLFGNDNWVRNPCLYMIFPGAVLLLCRVRPAELGLRRGYRSWAVAAPFLLVVGALAAVKVAMGDTRVLYVLPFAILDNFLQNGFMEEFLFRGALQTRLNPLIGEGWSLVISSLLFGVWHLGATTAMLGGDYLAGLAMSIASQGAIGLVFGMIANRTRSLIAPTVAHITLNLLG
- a CDS encoding PTS fructose transporter subunit IIC, with translation MPHVSKKLVAVTSCPTGIAHTYMAAEALQKAAAAKQMTIKVETRGSIGAENVLTDDDIREADAVIIAANTQVDKSRFAGKPLIEVGVGDAIKDPAGLIDRALAAKPDLVAQVEEIKKERKAQATGWYKHLMTGVSYMIPFTVAGGILIAISFMFGIEAAATEGTFAYVLNVIGGQAGFGFMVPILAAFIAYSIADRPGIAPGMAAGFLANSVGAGFLGAIVGGFLAGYLVFYLNKWIRLPRTLEGMKPVLILPLLGVGITGLIMVYVLNEPMAAIMAGLQNWLTGLSGGSAVVLGLILGAMMAFDMGGPVNKAAYAFGTGLLASQVYEPMAAVMAAGMTPPLGLFLATLLAPKKYTDEEREAGKAAAVLGISFITEGAIPFAAADPFRVIPAIMAGSAVTGALSMAFGAKLMVPHGGIWVLPMGNVITNLGLYLVAIAIGTVVTALVVNLLKPNKE
- a CDS encoding PTS sugar transporter subunit IIA; the encoded protein is MSIRELITPETVTLDLKAGTPEEAMAELGALLVKTGAVTDLETYLQAVKAREALGTTAVGFGVAIPHGKSGGVSRAAVAFGRSRSGLAWESLDGEPVQMVFLIAAPDGAHDLHLKALSQLARLLMHEEVRQKLLTAESPADVVNALQ
- the pfkB gene encoding 1-phosphofructokinase translates to MKTITAVALNPAIDRTLLVPGFTAGATNRVAAVRMDPGGKGINVARVARALGAPVQVLGFLGEENADLILRSLTQEQVAHRFLMVPGETRVNLKIIEPATGQLTELNESGFTVSEQRVQELVALVEQLLPETAVLVLAGSLPAGVPVTVYRDLIALARRAGVPTILDTDGEPMRAALAAHPTLIKPNLAETERLLGRRLKTPDAVVQGARQLLAEGPEVVVVSSGADGAALVTGRQSWWATPPDIRPGSTVGAGDSMVAGFAVALSRGLSLPDALRLATAAGTATAGLDGTQVCTGGAVEAVLPRVRIAEWNPAEGGEAK
- a CDS encoding DeoR/GlpR family DNA-binding transcription regulator; this translates as MFPEERKRRILERVRSGASVTVQDLSQAFGVSESTIRRDLRELEREGLLERTHGGAVPADPTREEPSYFEKTDQNRAEKVAIARVAAGMVHDGASIILDAGTTTLEIARLLKDRRNLTVVTNAYPIAAELADAPGVEVIVTGGSVRGNTLALVGPLAEQALEQVNVDMVFLGTNGIDLERGLTTPTPAEASVKRRMIASARKVVVVADSSKVGRVAFATVAPVAGMHMLISDRGMDQRFAAELVARGVQVLTAE
- a CDS encoding phospholipase D family protein, which gives rise to MAKFLNTTATNYYLEELIKKAQERLILISPYLKFNDRVKELLADKDRMKIDVRIVYGKTELAPQEMNWLRSMEFVRTFFCQNLHAKCYLNEQAAIITSMNLYEFSQINNNEMGVYIQRDVDPELYRDTYEEALRLIRVSETVQFDGTDGEEPDSSDAVRDEQGYDKLTTSKLARERGLRTGELVELLIAKSWLTKDGDKVRLTDEGKRAGGQFMFSKKHGPYFLWPKDIQL
- a CDS encoding restriction endonuclease — its product is MASSIRAVLDIWWITFVLFVPIALVSFVLSLLTPRSRKARARLRPAREMAQLDRMSGEEFEQFLRVLFERKGFKVALTPASGDYGVDLILTRPGTGERIAVQAKRYDRRNSVGVRAVQEVYSGKDYYDCARAIVVTTSYFTENAKESARKLGVYLIDRDHLTEEFRQGRAG